A portion of the Citrobacter rodentium NBRC 105723 = DSM 16636 genome contains these proteins:
- the pncB gene encoding nicotinate phosphoribosyltransferase, producing the protein MTQFASPVLHTLLDTDAYKLHMQQAVFHHYYDVQVAAEFRCRGDDLLGIYADAIREQVNAMQHLRLQDDEYQWLSGLPFFKADYLNWLREFRYNPQQVTVTNDNGKLNIRLTGPWREVIMWEVPLLAVISELVHRYRSPKAGVAQALDTLESKLADFTALTADLDMSRFHLMDFGTRRRFSREVQQAIVMRLQQEPWFVGTSNYDLARRLSLTPMGTQAHEWFQAHQQISPELATSQRAALAAWLKEYPDQLGIALTDCITMDAFLRDFGPEFASRYQGLRHDSGDPVEWGEKAIAHYEKLGIDPQTRTLVFSDNLDLRKAVDLYRHFSSRIKLSFGIGTRLTCDIPQVRPLNIVIKLVECNGKPVAKLSDSPGKTICHDKAFVRALRKAFDLPHVKKAS; encoded by the coding sequence ATGACACAATTCGCTTCTCCTGTTCTGCACACGTTGCTGGATACAGACGCTTATAAGTTGCATATGCAGCAAGCCGTATTTCACCACTACTATGATGTGCAGGTAGCGGCGGAATTTCGTTGCCGCGGTGACGATCTGCTGGGCATTTATGCCGACGCCATTCGCGAGCAGGTCAATGCCATGCAGCATCTTCGCCTGCAGGACGATGAGTATCAGTGGCTCTCCGGCCTGCCTTTCTTCAAAGCGGACTACCTGAACTGGCTGCGCGAGTTTCGCTATAACCCGCAGCAGGTCACTGTTACCAATGACAACGGGAAGCTCAATATCCGCTTAACCGGTCCGTGGCGTGAAGTCATCATGTGGGAAGTTCCCCTGCTGGCGGTGATCAGTGAACTGGTCCATCGCTATCGCTCGCCGAAAGCCGGCGTCGCGCAGGCGCTGGATACCCTGGAAAGCAAGCTGGCCGATTTCACGGCGTTAACCGCCGATCTTGATATGTCCCGCTTTCACCTGATGGATTTCGGCACCCGCCGCCGTTTTTCCCGCGAGGTGCAGCAGGCGATCGTCATGCGGCTTCAGCAGGAGCCGTGGTTTGTCGGCACCAGCAATTACGACCTCGCGCGTCGCCTGTCGCTGACGCCGATGGGCACCCAGGCGCACGAATGGTTCCAGGCGCATCAGCAAATCAGTCCTGAACTGGCGACCAGCCAGCGGGCCGCTCTCGCGGCGTGGCTGAAGGAGTATCCTGACCAGTTAGGTATCGCCCTGACCGACTGCATTACGATGGACGCGTTTTTACGCGACTTTGGCCCCGAGTTCGCCAGCCGTTATCAGGGGCTGCGTCACGACTCCGGCGATCCGGTGGAATGGGGTGAAAAAGCTATCGCGCATTATGAAAAGCTGGGGATCGACCCGCAGACCAGGACGCTGGTCTTTTCCGACAATCTTGATCTGCGCAAAGCGGTGGATCTTTACCGCCATTTCTCTTCGCGCATTAAGCTGAGCTTTGGTATCGGTACGCGTCTGACCTGCGATATTCCGCAGGTCAGGCCGCTGAATATCGTTATCAAGCTGGTGGAATGCAACGGCAAGCCGGTGGCCAAACTGTCGGACAGTCCGGGTAAAACCATCTGCCATGATAAAGCCTTTGTCCGGGCGTTGCGTAAAGCGTTTGACCTGCCGCACGTCAAAAAAGCCAGTTAA
- the ssuB gene encoding aliphatic sulfonates ABC transporter ATP-binding protein, translating to MNTARLNQGTPLLLNAVTKKYSEYAVLNRLDLHIPAGQFVAVVGRSGGGKSTLLRLLAGLETPTAGELLAGTTPLSAIQEDTRMMFQDARLLPWKSVIDNVGLGLKGNWRDAARQALAAVGLENRAAEWPATLSGGQKQRVALARALIHRPGLLLLDEPLGALDALTRLEMQDLIVSLWQEYGFTVLLVTHDVSEAVAMADRVLLIEDGRIGLDLTVDLARPRRLGSVRLAELEAEVLNRVMQRSETEQPVRRHG from the coding sequence ATGAATACCGCCCGTCTGAATCAGGGAACGCCGCTGCTGCTGAATGCGGTAACGAAAAAATATAGCGAATACGCCGTGCTCAACCGGCTTGATTTACACATCCCGGCCGGCCAGTTCGTTGCCGTCGTCGGACGCAGCGGCGGCGGGAAAAGCACCCTGCTGCGCCTGCTGGCGGGGCTGGAAACGCCGACCGCGGGCGAACTGTTAGCCGGCACCACGCCACTTTCGGCTATTCAGGAGGATACGCGAATGATGTTTCAGGATGCGCGTCTGCTGCCGTGGAAGTCGGTTATCGATAACGTCGGGCTGGGGCTGAAGGGAAACTGGCGCGACGCCGCGCGTCAGGCGCTGGCGGCGGTAGGGCTGGAAAACCGGGCGGCGGAATGGCCTGCCACGCTTTCCGGCGGCCAGAAGCAACGGGTGGCGCTGGCGCGCGCGCTGATCCACCGCCCCGGCCTGCTACTGCTGGATGAACCGCTCGGCGCGCTGGATGCCCTGACCCGTCTGGAAATGCAGGATCTGATCGTCTCGCTGTGGCAGGAGTACGGTTTTACGGTGCTGCTTGTCACCCACGACGTCAGCGAGGCCGTAGCGATGGCCGATCGGGTGTTGCTGATTGAAGATGGCAGGATCGGTCTCGATCTGACGGTGGATCTTGCGCGCCCGCGCCGTCTGGGCTCGGTACGTTTAGCGGAACTTGAAGCGGAGGTACTGAACCGGGTGATGCAGCGAAGCGAAACGGAGCAGCCGGTTCGTCGGCATGGCTGA
- a CDS encoding YcbK family protein, translating to MDNFDANRRKLLALGGAALGAAILPVPAFATLSTPRPRILTLNNLHTGETIKAEFFDGRAYIQDELAKLNHFFRDYRANKVKSIDPGLFDQLFRLQGLLGTRRPVQLISGYRSLDTNNELRAHSRGVAKKSYHTKGQAMDFHIEGVSLSHIRKAALSMRAGGVGYYPRSNFVHIDTGPVRHW from the coding sequence ATGGACAATTTTGACGCTAATCGCCGCAAACTGCTGGCGTTAGGTGGGGCTGCCCTCGGCGCCGCCATCCTGCCCGTGCCTGCGTTTGCCACACTCTCCACCCCTCGTCCGCGTATTCTGACGCTGAATAATCTCCATACCGGAGAGACAATCAAAGCGGAATTTTTTGATGGCAGAGCTTATATTCAGGATGAATTAGCCAAACTTAACCATTTTTTCCGCGACTATCGCGCAAATAAGGTGAAATCCATCGATCCGGGACTTTTTGACCAGCTTTTCCGTCTGCAAGGACTGTTGGGCACCCGCAGGCCCGTTCAACTGATTTCCGGGTATCGCTCGCTGGATACGAACAATGAACTGCGCGCGCACAGCCGTGGGGTGGCGAAGAAAAGCTACCACACCAAAGGCCAGGCAATGGATTTTCATATTGAAGGCGTTTCGTTAAGTCATATTCGCAAAGCCGCGTTGTCTATGCGCGCAGGTGGTGTAGGATACTACCCACGCAGTAACTTTGTGCATATCGACACCGGTCCCGTACGGCACTGGTGA
- the ompF gene encoding porin OmpF, which yields MMKRNILAVVIPALMAAGAANAAEIYNKDGNKLDLYGKAVGLHYFSKGNGENSYAGDGDQTYARLGFKGETQINDQLTGYGQWEYQFQGNNSEGGSDAQDGNKTRLAFAGLKFGDAGSLDYGRNYGIVYDALGYTDMLPEFGGDTAYSDNFFVGRVGGVATYRNSNFFGLVEGLNFGVQYLGKNERASSYDVDPLDPSDNNFSDVRRSNGDGWGGSLSYEFEGFGIVGAYGAADRTNAQTNPALRGQGEKAEQWATGLKYDANNLYLAANYGETRNATPISGGFANKTQDILLVAQYQFDFGLRPSIAYTKSKAKDVEGVGSEDLVNYVEVGATYYFNKNMSTYVDYIINQIDSDNKLGVGSDDTVAVGIVYQF from the coding sequence ATGATGAAGCGCAATATTCTGGCAGTGGTTATCCCTGCTCTGATGGCAGCGGGTGCGGCGAACGCTGCAGAAATCTATAATAAAGACGGCAACAAGCTGGACCTGTACGGTAAAGCGGTTGGTCTGCACTATTTTTCTAAAGGCAACGGTGAAAACAGCTACGCTGGCGACGGCGACCAGACCTATGCCCGTCTTGGTTTCAAAGGGGAAACACAGATTAACGATCAGCTGACCGGTTATGGTCAGTGGGAATATCAGTTCCAGGGTAACAACTCTGAAGGCGGTTCTGACGCGCAGGACGGCAACAAAACCCGTCTGGCGTTCGCCGGTCTGAAATTCGGCGATGCAGGTTCTCTGGACTACGGTCGTAACTACGGTATCGTTTACGATGCGCTGGGCTACACCGATATGCTGCCAGAATTTGGCGGCGATACCGCTTACAGCGATAACTTCTTCGTGGGTCGTGTGGGTGGCGTTGCTACCTACCGTAACTCCAACTTCTTCGGTCTGGTTGAAGGTCTGAACTTTGGCGTCCAGTACCTGGGCAAAAACGAGCGCGCCAGCAGCTACGACGTTGATCCGCTGGATCCGTCCGACAACAACTTCAGCGATGTGCGTCGTTCTAACGGCGACGGCTGGGGTGGCTCTCTGAGCTACGAATTCGAAGGCTTCGGCATCGTGGGTGCTTACGGCGCCGCCGATCGTACCAATGCGCAGACTAACCCGGCGCTGCGCGGCCAAGGCGAAAAAGCTGAACAGTGGGCAACCGGTCTGAAATACGACGCCAACAACCTCTACCTGGCGGCTAACTACGGTGAAACCCGTAACGCCACTCCGATCAGTGGCGGTTTTGCCAACAAGACCCAGGACATCCTGTTAGTCGCTCAGTATCAGTTCGACTTCGGCCTGCGTCCGTCCATCGCTTACACCAAATCTAAAGCGAAAGACGTTGAAGGCGTAGGCAGCGAAGACCTGGTGAACTACGTTGAAGTAGGCGCAACCTACTATTTCAACAAAAACATGTCCACCTATGTTGACTACATCATCAACCAGATCGACTCTGACAACAAACTGGGCGTAGGCTCTGACGACACCGTCGCAGTCGGTATCGTTTACCAGTTCTGA
- the ssuC gene encoding aliphatic sulfonate ABC transporter permease SsuC, which translates to MATPTRKWLLRVAPWFLPAGIVAVWQLASSLGWLSGRIFPSPEGVLTAFWTLSVSGELWQHLAISAWRALIGFSIGGSLGLTLGLISGLSRWGERLLDTSIQMLRNVPHLALIPLVILWFGIDETAKIFLVALGTLFPVYINTWHGIRNIDRGLVEMARSYGLSGLPLFLHVILPGALPSVMVGVRFALGLMWLTLIVAETISASSGIGYLAMNAREFLQTDIVVVAIILYALLGKLADVSAQLLERVWLRWHPAYHMKEANV; encoded by the coding sequence ATGGCAACACCGACACGTAAATGGCTGCTGCGCGTCGCCCCCTGGTTTTTACCGGCGGGCATCGTCGCCGTCTGGCAGTTGGCCTCTTCGCTGGGCTGGCTTTCCGGACGCATTTTCCCCTCGCCGGAGGGGGTACTGACCGCCTTCTGGACGCTCTCCGTCAGCGGCGAACTCTGGCAGCACCTGGCGATCAGCGCCTGGCGCGCGCTGATTGGCTTTTCGATTGGCGGGTCCCTGGGACTGACGCTGGGGCTGATCAGCGGCCTTTCACGCTGGGGCGAACGTCTGCTGGATACCTCTATCCAGATGCTGCGCAACGTCCCGCATCTGGCGCTGATTCCTTTGGTCATCCTGTGGTTTGGCATTGACGAAACCGCGAAGATCTTCCTGGTGGCGCTGGGCACGCTGTTCCCCGTTTATATCAACACCTGGCACGGGATCCGCAATATCGATCGCGGGCTGGTGGAGATGGCGCGCAGCTATGGTTTATCCGGCCTGCCGCTGTTTCTCCACGTGATCCTCCCCGGCGCTCTGCCCTCGGTGATGGTGGGGGTGCGTTTTGCTCTTGGCCTGATGTGGCTGACGCTGATTGTGGCAGAGACTATTTCCGCCAGTTCCGGAATCGGCTATCTGGCGATGAACGCCAGGGAGTTTCTGCAAACGGATATCGTGGTCGTCGCCATTATTCTCTACGCCCTGCTCGGCAAGCTGGCCGACGTCAGCGCGCAGCTGCTGGAACGCGTCTGGCTGCGCTGGCATCCGGCTTATCATATGAAGGAGGCCAACGTATGA
- the aspC gene encoding aspartate transaminase, with the protein MFENITAAPADPILGLADLFRADDRPGKINLGIGVYKDETGKTPVLTSVKKAEQYLLENETTKNYLGIDGIPEFGRCTQELLFGKGSALVNEKRARTAQTPGGTGALRVAADFLAKNTAVKRVWVSNPSWPNHKSVFSSAGLEVREYAYYDAENHALDFDALLNSLSEAQAGDVVLFHGCCHNPTGIDPTLEQWQTLAQLAVDKGWLPLFDFAYQGFARGLEEDAEGLRAFAALHKELIVASSYSKNFGLYNERVGACTLVATDAETVDRAFSQMKSVIRANYSNPPAHGASVVATILSNDALRAIWEQELTDMRQRIQRMRLLFVNTLQEKGANRDFSFIIQQNGMFSFSGLTKEQVLRLREEFGVYAVASGRVNVAGMTPDNMAPLCEAIVAVL; encoded by the coding sequence ATGTTTGAGAACATTACCGCCGCTCCCGCCGACCCGATTCTGGGCCTGGCCGATCTGTTTCGTGCTGATGACCGCCCCGGGAAAATTAACCTTGGTATCGGCGTCTATAAAGATGAGACTGGCAAAACGCCGGTACTGACCAGCGTTAAAAAAGCCGAGCAGTATTTACTCGAAAATGAAACGACAAAAAACTACCTCGGCATTGACGGTATTCCGGAATTTGGCCGTTGCACCCAGGAACTGCTGTTCGGCAAAGGTAGCGCGCTGGTCAACGAAAAGCGCGCCCGTACGGCGCAGACGCCTGGCGGTACCGGCGCGCTGCGCGTAGCGGCCGATTTCCTTGCTAAAAACACGGCGGTTAAGCGTGTCTGGGTCAGCAACCCGAGCTGGCCGAACCATAAGAGCGTCTTCAGCTCTGCGGGTCTGGAAGTGCGTGAATATGCGTACTATGACGCGGAAAACCACGCGCTGGACTTCGACGCGCTGCTGAACAGCCTCAGCGAAGCGCAGGCTGGCGACGTGGTGCTGTTCCACGGCTGCTGCCACAACCCGACCGGTATCGATCCGACGCTGGAGCAGTGGCAGACGCTGGCTCAGCTTGCCGTCGACAAAGGCTGGCTGCCCCTGTTTGACTTTGCCTACCAGGGCTTTGCCCGCGGTCTGGAAGAGGACGCAGAGGGACTGCGCGCCTTCGCCGCGCTGCATAAAGAACTTATCGTCGCCAGCTCCTATTCGAAGAACTTCGGCCTGTACAATGAGCGCGTCGGCGCCTGTACGCTGGTGGCCACCGATGCGGAAACCGTCGACCGCGCATTCAGCCAGATGAAATCAGTGATTCGCGCCAACTACTCCAACCCGCCAGCGCACGGCGCTTCCGTTGTCGCCACGATCCTCAGCAACGACGCGCTGCGCGCCATCTGGGAACAGGAACTGACCGACATGCGCCAGCGTATTCAGCGTATGCGTCTGCTGTTCGTCAATACGCTACAGGAGAAAGGCGCTAATCGTGATTTCAGCTTCATCATCCAGCAGAACGGCATGTTCTCGTTCAGCGGCCTGACCAAAGAGCAGGTACTGCGTCTGCGCGAAGAGTTTGGCGTCTATGCGGTTGCATCGGGTCGCGTTAACGTCGCCGGAATGACCCCGGACAACATGGCGCCGCTGTGCGAAGCTATCGTCGCCGTGCTGTAA
- the asnS gene encoding asparagine--tRNA ligase, translated as MSVVPVADVLQGRVDVDSEVTVRGWVRTRRDSKAGISFLAVYDGSCFDPVQAVINNSLPNYNEEVLRLTTGCSVIVTGKVVASPGQGQSFEIQATHVEVSGWVEDPDTYPMAAKRHSIEYLREVAHLRPRTNMIGAVARVRHTLAQALHRFFDEQGFFWVSTPLITASDTEGAGEMFRVSTLDLENLPRNEQGKVDFDKDFFGKESFLTVSGQLNGETYACALSKIYTFGPTFRAENSNTSRHLAEFWMLEPEVAFANLNDIAALAEAMLKYAFNAVLTERADDMKFFAERVDKEAISRLERFIAADFAQVDYTDAVTILENCGKTFENPVYWGVDLSSEHERYLAEEHFKAPVVVKNYPKDIKAFYMRLNNDGKTVAAMDVLAPGIGEIIGGSQREERLDVLDARMLEMGLNKEDYWWYRDLRRYGTVPHSGFGLGFERLIAYVTGVQNVRDVIPFPRTPRNASF; from the coding sequence ATGAGCGTTGTGCCTGTAGCCGACGTACTCCAGGGCCGCGTAGACGTTGACAGCGAAGTCACCGTACGCGGATGGGTACGTACCCGCCGAGATTCAAAAGCTGGCATCTCCTTCCTCGCCGTTTATGACGGTTCCTGCTTTGATCCTGTACAGGCTGTCATCAATAATTCTCTGCCCAATTACAATGAAGAAGTGCTGCGCCTGACCACCGGCTGCTCGGTCATCGTGACGGGTAAGGTTGTCGCCTCTCCGGGGCAGGGTCAGAGCTTTGAAATTCAGGCCACCCACGTTGAAGTCAGCGGCTGGGTTGAAGATCCGGATACCTACCCGATGGCGGCGAAGCGCCACAGCATCGAGTATCTGCGTGAAGTGGCGCACCTGCGTCCGCGCACCAACATGATTGGCGCGGTTGCCCGCGTTCGCCACACGCTGGCGCAGGCGCTGCACCGTTTCTTTGATGAGCAGGGCTTTTTCTGGGTGTCCACCCCGCTGATCACCGCCTCGGATACCGAAGGCGCAGGCGAAATGTTCCGCGTCTCGACGCTGGATCTGGAAAACCTGCCGCGTAACGAGCAGGGTAAAGTCGATTTCGATAAGGACTTCTTTGGCAAAGAGTCGTTCCTGACCGTCTCCGGCCAGCTGAACGGCGAAACCTACGCCTGCGCGCTGTCCAAAATCTACACCTTTGGCCCGACGTTCCGCGCGGAAAATTCCAACACCAGCCGCCATCTGGCTGAGTTCTGGATGCTGGAGCCGGAAGTGGCGTTTGCCAACCTGAACGATATCGCAGCTCTCGCGGAAGCCATGCTGAAATATGCCTTTAACGCCGTGCTGACCGAGCGCGCGGACGACATGAAGTTCTTCGCTGAGCGCGTGGACAAAGAGGCGATCTCGCGTCTCGAACGCTTCATTGCGGCTGACTTCGCCCAGGTTGACTACACCGATGCGGTGACCATCCTGGAAAACTGCGGTAAGACGTTCGAGAACCCGGTTTACTGGGGCGTGGACCTCTCTTCCGAGCATGAGCGCTATCTGGCGGAAGAGCACTTCAAAGCGCCGGTAGTTGTGAAAAACTACCCGAAAGACATTAAGGCGTTCTACATGCGCCTTAACAACGACGGTAAAACCGTGGCGGCGATGGACGTCCTGGCGCCGGGCATCGGCGAGATCATCGGCGGTTCGCAGCGTGAGGAGCGTCTGGATGTGCTGGATGCGCGCATGCTGGAAATGGGTCTGAATAAAGAAGATTACTGGTGGTATCGCGATCTGCGTCGCTACGGTACGGTTCCGCATTCCGGCTTTGGTCTCGGCTTCGAACGTTTGATCGCCTACGTGACCGGCGTACAAAACGTTCGCGACGTGATCCCCTTCCCGCGCACCCCGCGTAACGCAAGCTTCTAA
- a CDS encoding MBL fold metallo-hydrolase, whose product MNYRIIPVTAFSQNCSLIWCEQTRLAALVDPGGDAEKIKQEVDASGVTLMQILLTHGHLDHVGAAAELAAHYGVPVIGPEKEDEFWLQGLPAQSRMFGLDECQPLTPDRWLEEGESVNVGNVTLQVLHCPGHTPGHIVFFDDRSRLLISGDVIFKGGVGRSDFPRGDHSQLIDSIKSKLLPLGDDVTFIPGHGPLSTLGYERLHNPFLQDEMPVW is encoded by the coding sequence ATGAACTATCGTATTATTCCGGTCACCGCCTTTTCTCAGAACTGCTCTTTGATCTGGTGTGAGCAGACTCGTCTGGCGGCGCTTGTCGATCCTGGCGGCGACGCTGAGAAAATCAAACAGGAAGTGGACGCCAGCGGCGTAACGTTAATGCAAATCCTGCTGACCCACGGTCATCTCGATCACGTGGGCGCGGCGGCGGAGCTGGCGGCGCATTATGGCGTACCGGTTATCGGTCCGGAAAAAGAAGATGAGTTCTGGTTACAGGGATTACCTGCCCAGAGTCGCATGTTCGGCCTTGACGAGTGTCAGCCTCTGACGCCCGATCGCTGGCTGGAGGAAGGAGAGAGCGTAAACGTAGGGAATGTGACTTTACAGGTGTTGCATTGCCCCGGCCATACGCCCGGCCACATCGTCTTTTTTGACGATCGCTCCCGTCTGCTTATTTCCGGCGATGTGATCTTTAAAGGCGGAGTAGGGCGCAGCGATTTTCCGCGCGGCGATCACAGCCAGTTGATTGATTCAATCAAGAGTAAGCTGCTGCCGTTAGGCGATGACGTGACGTTTATTCCCGGCCACGGACCGCTGTCGACGCTGGGTTATGAACGCCTGCATAATCCGTTCCTGCAGGACGAAATGCCGGTCTGGTAA
- the pepN gene encoding aminopeptidase N, translating into MTQQPQAKYRHDYRAPDYQITDIDLTFDLDAEKTVVTAVSQAVRHGASDAPLKLDGEALTLISIHVNDEPWTDYKEEEGQLVISNLPERFTLRIVNSISPAANTALEGLYQSGDALCTQCEAEGFRHITWYLDRPDVLARFTTKIIADKTQYPFLLSNGNRTGEGELENGRHWVQWQDPFPKPCYLFALVAGDFDVLRDTFTTRSGREVALELYVDRGNLDRAPWAMTSLQNSMKWDEERFGLEYDLDIYMIVAVDFFNMGAMENKGLNIFNSKYVLARTDTATDKDYLDIERVIGHEYFHNWTGNRVTCRDWFQLSLKEGLTVFRDQEFSSDLGSRAVNRISNVRTMRGLQFAEDASPMAHPIRPDKVIEMNNFYTLTVYEKGAEVIRMIHTLLGEENFQKGMQLYFERHDGSAATCDDFVQAMEDASNVDLSHFRRWYSQSGTPVVTVKDDYNPETEQYTLTISQRTPPTPDQAEKLPLHIPFAIELYDNEGKVIPLQKGGHPVNAVLNVTQAEQTFVFDKVYFQPVPALLCEFSAPVKLEYKWSDQQLTFLMRHARNDFSRWDAAQSLLATYIKLNVSRCQQGQPLSLPVHVADAFRAVLLDETIDPALAAEILTLPSVNEIAELFEVIDPLAITEVREALTRTLATELADEFLAIYNANHLAEYRVEHADIGKRTLRNACLRFLAFGETQLADTLVSKQYREANNMTDALAALSAAVAAQLPCRDALMQAYDDKWHQDGLVMDKWFILQATSPADNVLATVRGLLQHRSFSMSNPNRIRSLIGAFAGNNPAAFHAEDGSGYQFLVEMLTELNSRNPQVASRLIEPLIRLKRYDAQRQEKMRAALEQLKGLENLSGDLFEKISKALA; encoded by the coding sequence ATGACACAACAGCCACAAGCCAAATACCGCCACGACTATCGTGCGCCGGATTACCAGATTACTGATATTGACTTGACCTTTGACCTGGATGCTGAAAAAACCGTGGTTACAGCGGTGAGCCAGGCTGTTCGTCATGGCGCATCGGATGCCCCGCTTAAGCTCGATGGCGAAGCGTTGACGCTGATCTCCATCCACGTCAACGATGAACCGTGGACGGACTATAAAGAAGAAGAAGGCCAACTGGTCATCAGCAATCTGCCGGAGCGTTTTACCCTGCGGATCGTTAATAGCATAAGCCCGGCGGCGAATACCGCGCTGGAAGGACTGTACCAGTCCGGCGATGCGTTATGCACCCAGTGCGAAGCGGAAGGTTTCCGCCATATTACCTGGTATCTCGACAGGCCGGACGTGCTGGCGCGTTTTACCACCAAAATTATTGCCGATAAAACCCAATATCCGTTCCTGCTTTCAAACGGTAACCGCACTGGCGAAGGGGAGCTGGAAAATGGCCGTCACTGGGTTCAGTGGCAGGATCCGTTCCCGAAACCGTGCTATCTGTTTGCGCTGGTGGCCGGTGATTTTGATGTCCTGCGCGACACCTTCACCACCCGTTCCGGACGGGAAGTGGCGCTGGAGCTGTACGTTGACCGCGGTAATCTGGACCGCGCGCCGTGGGCGATGACCTCGCTGCAAAACTCCATGAAGTGGGACGAAGAGCGCTTTGGCCTGGAGTACGATCTCGACATCTATATGATTGTCGCCGTCGACTTCTTTAATATGGGGGCGATGGAGAATAAAGGGCTTAACATCTTTAACTCCAAATACGTGCTGGCGCGTACCGACACCGCAACCGACAAAGATTATCTTGATATTGAACGGGTGATCGGCCATGAATATTTCCACAACTGGACCGGTAACCGCGTCACCTGCCGTGACTGGTTCCAGCTCAGCCTGAAAGAGGGCTTAACCGTCTTCCGCGATCAGGAGTTCAGCTCCGACCTCGGTTCCCGCGCGGTGAACCGCATTAGTAACGTACGCACCATGCGTGGGTTACAGTTTGCGGAGGACGCCAGCCCGATGGCGCACCCAATCCGTCCGGATAAGGTTATTGAAATGAATAACTTCTATACCCTGACCGTTTACGAAAAGGGTGCGGAAGTCATTCGCATGATTCACACCCTGCTTGGCGAAGAGAATTTCCAGAAGGGGATGCAGCTCTATTTTGAGCGTCATGACGGCAGCGCGGCGACCTGCGACGATTTTGTTCAGGCGATGGAGGATGCGTCGAACGTCGATCTTTCCCATTTCCGCCGCTGGTACAGCCAGTCCGGTACGCCGGTGGTCACGGTAAAAGATGACTACAATCCGGAAACCGAACAGTACACGCTGACCATCAGCCAGCGCACGCCGCCCACCCCGGATCAGGCGGAAAAATTACCGCTGCACATCCCGTTCGCCATTGAGCTGTATGACAACGAAGGGAAGGTGATCCCGCTACAGAAGGGCGGTCATCCGGTGAATGCCGTGCTGAACGTCACGCAGGCGGAACAAACGTTCGTGTTTGATAAGGTCTATTTCCAGCCGGTTCCGGCGCTGCTGTGCGAATTTTCCGCGCCGGTGAAACTGGAATATAAATGGAGCGATCAGCAACTGACCTTCCTGATGCGCCATGCCCGCAACGACTTTTCGCGCTGGGATGCGGCGCAAAGTCTGCTGGCGACTTACATCAAACTGAACGTGTCGCGTTGTCAGCAGGGGCAGCCGCTCTCGCTGCCGGTTCACGTTGCCGATGCTTTCCGTGCGGTGCTGCTGGATGAGACGATCGATCCGGCGCTGGCGGCGGAAATTCTGACCCTGCCTTCGGTCAACGAAATAGCCGAGCTGTTTGAGGTTATCGATCCGCTGGCGATTACGGAAGTCCGCGAAGCCCTGACCCGGACGCTGGCGACCGAGCTTGCCGACGAATTCCTTGCTATTTATAACGCCAACCATCTGGCTGAGTATCGCGTGGAACATGCGGACATTGGTAAGCGCACCCTGCGCAACGCCTGTCTGCGCTTCCTCGCCTTTGGTGAAACGCAGCTGGCTGATACGCTGGTCAGCAAGCAGTACCGCGAGGCCAACAACATGACCGATGCGCTGGCGGCACTGTCGGCGGCGGTAGCGGCGCAGCTGCCGTGCCGTGACGCGCTGATGCAGGCGTACGACGACAAGTGGCATCAGGACGGTCTGGTGATGGATAAGTGGTTTATTCTGCAAGCCACCAGCCCGGCGGATAACGTGCTGGCGACGGTACGAGGTCTGTTGCAGCACCGCTCGTTCAGCATGAGCAACCCGAACCGTATTCGTTCTTTGATTGGCGCCTTTGCCGGCAACAACCCGGCGGCGTTCCACGCCGAAGACGGTAGCGGCTATCAGTTCCTGGTCGAAATGTTGACCGAGCTGAACAGCCGTAACCCGCAGGTGGCTTCACGTCTGATTGAACCGCTGATTCGCCTGAAGCGTTACGATGCGCAGCGTCAGGAAAAGATGCGCGCGGCGCTGGAGCAACTGAAAGGGCTGGAAAATCTTTCCGGCGATCTGTTCGAGAAAATCAGCAAAGCGTTAGCCTGA